In the genome of Monodelphis domestica isolate mMonDom1 chromosome 2, mMonDom1.pri, whole genome shotgun sequence, one region contains:
- the NUPR2 gene encoding nuclear protein 2 has product MNLTPRRSAEDTECAPGMEREAERLPSPSPPQSPPLRRPRLPTRQKSQEELPLANFEEEHYDCYDYYNLREYPIRGPGWSKGRTRRERELRTNRPVPAGHERKIAQKLYNSQRKRRQRQLQSRPRTRLS; this is encoded by the coding sequence ATGAACCTTACTCCCAGGAGGAGTGCCGAGGATACGGAATGCGCCCCCGGGATGGAGAGGGAAGCGGAGCGACTGCCATCACCATCCCCGCCACAGTCCCCTCCGCTGCGTCGGCCTCGTCTCCCGACCCGGCAGAAATCACAGGAAGAGCTGCCGCTAGCGAACTTCGAGGAGGAGCACTACGACTGTTACGACTACTACAACCTACGGGAATATCCGATCCGCGGTCCCGGCTGGAGCAAGGGCCGCACCCGGCGGGAGCGGGAGCTCCGCACCAACCGGCCAGTGCCCGCGGGCCATGAGCGGAAGATCGCCCAGAAGTTGTACAACAGCCAGCGGAAGCGGCGCCAGCGCCAGCTTCAGTCACGGCCTCGCACCCGGCTCTCCTGA